The segment TCCCCCAAGGAAAGCGAGAACAGCAGCTTCAATGGTGAACTGGAGTTTTATTAGCTTTGGTGTTGCACCACATGCTTTTCTTATCCCTATTTCTTTTGTGCGCTCCGAAACCGCAACGAACATGACATTCATTATTCCTATGCCGGCAACGACGAGGCTTATGAGTGCGATTCCTATTCCCACGGCGTAAACCATCGCAAGGATTGATGTGAAAAACTTTAGCATAAGGTCTGAGGTGAATATGTCGAAATCGTTTTCCTCCGCAGGTTTGAGATGGCGTAATCGGCGAAGGACAGCTACTACTTCGTCTTTTGCCTGCTCGAGTTTACCAGATTTCGCTTTGACTATGAACATTATGCCCCAGAATCCCCACCAATGGTGAAGGGCTGTCGTAATGGGAACGATTATTATATTGTCTTTATCCTGACCGAATACTTTGCCAAGAGGTTCGGTAAGACCCACGACTGTGAATGGTATTCCGGCTACTTTAATCCTGCGCCCTATGGGGTCAGAATCGCCGAAAAGCTCTTTCGCAGTGCTCGGACCTATGACACATACATGCCGTTTTCTGTCTACCTCGAATTGTGTGATGAAGCGCCCTATCCAGAGTTTGTAC is part of the bacterium genome and harbors:
- a CDS encoding ABC transporter permease — translated: MLNEMFKVAIRNIFAQKLRSFLVALGVAIGVVAVAGMITAAISLQGELKRSFSSLGPETFTVMRISPMNFMQGRRMRRMRKLWRRERLKLSYLEPLKKGCESCEKITPIVKYYRYASYGKKKITSVPIVGVSPDFNGLGEYKLWIGRFITQFEVDRKRHVCVIGPSTAKELFGDSDPIGRRIKVAGIPFTVVGLTEPLGKVFGQDKDNIIIVPITTALHHWWGFWGIMFIVKAKSGKLEQAKDEVVAVLRRLRHLKPAEENDFDIFTSDLMLKFFTSILAMVYAVGIGIALISLVVAGIGIMNVMFVAVSERTKEIGIRKACGATPKLIKLQFTIEAAVLAFLGGLLGLAFLSILIKFIAGKLPFQVSLNPKVVVFGLLFSFATGVLFGYFPARRASQLNPVDALRWE